In Streptomyces canus, one DNA window encodes the following:
- a CDS encoding MBL fold metallo-hydrolase, which produces MSAGVQQVADGTYLVHGSNTNWVILTEGSAATLVDTGYPGDRQQVLASLAEVGSSPEAVTAVLITHAHNDHLGSAEYLRSTYGTPVYLHEAEVPHARREFLHQVSVGTVLKNGWRPGVLPWAVHAIRVGGTAHVPVVSPQPFPPEGTLDLPGRPVPVHTPGHTDGHCAFHLPERGVVISGDGLVSGHPTSRVKGPQLLPDMFHHERARAVSSLDVFAELEGDVLLPGHGPVHRGPVREAALQARDRAL; this is translated from the coding sequence ATGAGCGCAGGCGTGCAGCAAGTCGCGGACGGCACCTATCTGGTGCACGGCAGCAACACCAACTGGGTGATCCTGACCGAAGGAAGCGCGGCCACGCTGGTCGACACCGGCTATCCGGGCGACCGGCAGCAGGTGCTCGCCTCCCTCGCGGAGGTGGGGAGTTCACCGGAGGCGGTCACCGCCGTACTCATCACGCACGCCCACAACGACCACCTCGGCTCCGCCGAGTACCTGCGCAGCACCTACGGCACGCCGGTCTACCTGCACGAGGCCGAAGTGCCGCACGCGCGGCGGGAGTTCCTGCACCAGGTGTCCGTGGGGACGGTACTGAAGAACGGCTGGCGGCCCGGTGTGCTGCCGTGGGCGGTGCACGCGATCCGGGTGGGCGGCACGGCCCATGTGCCCGTCGTCTCCCCGCAGCCGTTCCCGCCGGAAGGCACGCTCGATCTGCCGGGTCGTCCGGTGCCCGTGCACACGCCGGGACACACCGACGGGCACTGCGCCTTCCACCTCCCCGAGCGCGGCGTGGTGATCTCCGGCGACGGTCTGGTGAGCGGTCACCCCACCTCCCGGGTCAAGGGCCCCCAGCTGCTGCCGGACATGTTCCATCACGAGCGTGCTCGTGCCGTGTCGTCGCTGGACGTGTTCGCGGAACTGGAGGGCGATGTGCTGCTGCCGGGGCACGGGCCGGTGCACCGTGGTCCAGTCCGTGAAGCGGCACTTCAGGCCAGGGACCGCGCGCTCTAA
- a CDS encoding TetR/AcrR family transcriptional regulator: MATQDTTRRVTRRRVRTRANLLDAAFAVFAAKGFGRVSIEEVCEAAGYSRGAFYSNFDSLDELFFALYQQRADLIAEQVSGALALDGPELDVLAAVDRVTEVLLLDRDWLLVKTDFLVHAARVPEVARTLLEHRARLRRAVADRLARARGHTELSAVLADVEDAAHAVVAAYDGVTVQLLLDGDLERARVWLKQLLTALLTDSSDTTV; encoded by the coding sequence ATGGCGACACAGGACACGACCAGGCGCGTGACCAGGCGCCGGGTCCGCACGCGCGCCAATCTCCTGGACGCGGCCTTCGCGGTGTTCGCCGCCAAGGGCTTCGGGCGCGTGTCGATCGAGGAGGTCTGCGAGGCCGCCGGATACAGCCGGGGCGCCTTCTACTCGAACTTCGACAGCCTCGACGAGCTCTTCTTCGCGCTCTACCAGCAGCGCGCGGACCTGATCGCGGAGCAGGTCTCCGGGGCCCTCGCCCTCGACGGGCCGGAGCTCGACGTGCTGGCCGCCGTCGACCGGGTCACCGAAGTACTGCTCCTCGACCGCGACTGGCTCCTGGTCAAGACCGACTTCCTGGTGCACGCCGCCCGCGTGCCCGAGGTCGCCCGGACCCTGCTCGAACACCGGGCGCGCCTCAGGCGGGCGGTCGCCGACCGGCTGGCACGCGCGCGTGGGCACACCGAACTGTCCGCCGTGCTGGCCGACGTCGAGGACGCCGCCCACGCCGTGGTCGCCGCCTACGACGGTGTCACCGTCCAACTGCTGCTGGACGGGGACCTCGAGCGGGCCCGCGTCTGGCTGAAGCAACTGCTCACCGCGCTGCTCACCGACAGCAGCGACACCACCGTATGA
- a CDS encoding universal stress protein, protein MTRPITAGIDGTEESLAALDWAAREAVRRDVALRVVHAWRFQPYEGIDAGDRDTQEGWARDAVGEAVRTVTGRHTGLDVSTEVVEGGSVDVLVAAAADAELLVLGSRGHGPVVGFLLGSVGQQVIAEAARPVVLVRAGDQVTAEASGREIVVGQEGEPEDSADVLRFAFETAAARGATVRAVRAWTLPPVFAYSPGSLRLLDEAGGLEPYEKKALASALQPWRERFPEVPVVEHIEMGSAGQVLLSVTARAQLMVVGRRARRTAAGARIGSVAHGVLHHADCPVAVVPHT, encoded by the coding sequence ATGACCCGCCCGATCACCGCAGGGATCGACGGAACCGAGGAGAGCCTCGCCGCGCTGGACTGGGCCGCGCGGGAGGCGGTCCGGCGAGACGTGGCGCTACGGGTGGTCCACGCGTGGCGGTTCCAGCCGTACGAGGGGATCGACGCGGGGGACCGGGACACCCAGGAGGGGTGGGCGCGGGACGCCGTGGGCGAGGCCGTCCGGACGGTCACCGGGCGGCACACCGGACTCGACGTGTCCACCGAGGTCGTCGAGGGCGGCAGCGTGGACGTGCTGGTGGCCGCCGCGGCCGACGCCGAACTGCTGGTCCTCGGCTCCCGCGGGCACGGGCCGGTCGTCGGCTTCCTGCTGGGCTCGGTCGGCCAGCAGGTGATCGCCGAGGCGGCGCGGCCCGTCGTCCTGGTGCGCGCCGGGGATCAGGTCACCGCGGAGGCCTCTGGACGCGAGATCGTCGTGGGTCAGGAGGGCGAACCGGAGGACAGCGCCGACGTCCTGCGGTTCGCCTTCGAGACGGCGGCGGCACGGGGGGCCACCGTGCGCGCCGTACGGGCCTGGACGCTGCCGCCGGTGTTCGCCTACAGCCCTGGCTCGCTGCGGCTTCTGGACGAGGCCGGGGGACTGGAGCCGTACGAGAAGAAGGCTCTGGCCTCGGCGCTCCAGCCGTGGCGGGAGCGCTTCCCCGAGGTGCCGGTCGTCGAGCACATAGAGATGGGCAGCGCGGGCCAGGTGCTGCTGTCGGTGACCGCGCGGGCCCAGCTGATGGTCGTCGGCCGCCGGGCCCGCCGTACCGCTGCGGGGGCCAGGATCGGGTCGGTCGCGCACGGCGTGCTGCACCACGCGGACTGCCCGGTGGCCGTGGTGCCGCACACCTGA
- a CDS encoding alpha-ketoglutarate-dependent dioxygenase AlkB, translated as MTAHLQGSLFDQTDQLRLGPLDGIRRTVLGFGAWIDVLPGWLGGSDPLFEQLAAEVPWRAERRTMYDHVVDVPRLLAFYGVDDTLPHPVLTEAREALTAHYAEELGERFTTAGLCYYRDGRDSVAWHGDRTGRGAREDTMVAILSVGAPRDLVLRPARGGAEAVRRPLGHGDLIVMGGSCQRTWEHAVPKSTRATGPRISIQFRPHGVR; from the coding sequence ATGACCGCGCACCTCCAGGGCTCTCTCTTCGACCAGACCGACCAGCTGCGGCTCGGCCCCCTCGACGGGATCCGCCGAACCGTGCTCGGCTTCGGCGCCTGGATCGACGTACTGCCCGGATGGCTCGGCGGCTCCGACCCCCTCTTCGAACAGCTGGCCGCCGAGGTGCCCTGGCGAGCGGAGCGCCGCACGATGTACGACCACGTCGTCGACGTACCGCGCCTGCTCGCCTTCTACGGCGTGGACGACACGCTGCCGCATCCCGTGCTCACCGAGGCCCGCGAGGCGCTCACCGCGCACTACGCCGAGGAGCTGGGCGAACGCTTCACCACCGCCGGGCTCTGCTACTACCGCGACGGCCGGGACAGCGTCGCCTGGCACGGCGACCGGACCGGGCGGGGCGCCCGCGAGGACACCATGGTCGCCATCCTCTCCGTGGGCGCACCGCGCGACCTGGTGCTGCGACCGGCGCGCGGCGGCGCCGAAGCCGTACGACGGCCGCTGGGACACGGCGACCTGATCGTGATGGGCGGCTCCTGTCAGCGCACCTGGGAGCACGCGGTACCGAAGTCCACGCGCGCCACGGGACCGCGCATCAGCATCCAGTTCCGCCCGCACGGCGTGCGCTGA
- a CDS encoding ATP-binding protein: MSGQLMPCSPGEIGSLFLFEKLTPEQLGQLCAGGRVERFEPGPVYTEGEPATCFYVMIEGTVVLSRRVGGDDVEISRTSQPGVYAGSMQAYLGDRVQQTYNGSMRVTEPSRFFVLPAETFSAFMQEWFPMAVHLLEGLFFGSKNTQRAIGQRERLLALGSLSAGLTHELNNPAAAAVRATATLRERVGKMRHKLAIIAQGSYSPEVMANLIDIQERTAERVAKAPSLSPLEASDREDALSDWLDDHGIQEAWRIAPTFVQAGLDADWLDQVAAAVDEEILPNAIGWLNYTVETELLMDEINDSTARISHLVDAAKQYSQLDRAPYQVADVHELLDSTLLMLSGKIGQQIKVVKEYDRTLPRIPAYPAELNQVWTNLIDNAVQAINSVGGDGTLTVRTALEHDRLLVEFRDTGPGVPPDIRGRIFDPFFTTKPVGEGTGLGLDISWRIVVNKHHGTLQVESSPGDTRFQVLLPLTAVDNDTTEESE; the protein is encoded by the coding sequence ATGAGCGGGCAGTTGATGCCGTGCAGCCCCGGGGAGATCGGGTCGCTGTTCCTGTTCGAGAAGCTCACTCCGGAGCAGCTCGGGCAGCTGTGCGCCGGGGGCCGGGTGGAGCGGTTCGAACCCGGTCCGGTGTACACCGAGGGTGAACCCGCCACGTGCTTCTACGTGATGATCGAGGGCACGGTCGTCCTCTCCCGCCGGGTCGGCGGTGACGACGTGGAGATCAGCCGCACCTCGCAGCCCGGGGTCTACGCGGGATCCATGCAGGCGTACCTCGGCGACCGCGTGCAGCAGACGTACAACGGCTCCATGCGGGTCACCGAGCCCTCACGGTTCTTCGTGCTGCCCGCGGAGACGTTCTCGGCCTTCATGCAGGAATGGTTCCCGATGGCCGTCCATCTGCTGGAGGGGCTCTTCTTCGGTTCGAAGAACACCCAGCGGGCCATCGGCCAGCGGGAACGGCTGCTGGCGCTCGGCTCCTTGTCCGCCGGTCTCACGCACGAGCTCAACAACCCGGCCGCCGCGGCCGTGCGGGCCACGGCGACGCTGCGCGAGCGGGTCGGCAAGATGCGGCACAAGCTTGCGATCATCGCCCAGGGGTCCTACAGCCCCGAAGTGATGGCGAACCTCATCGACATCCAGGAGCGCACGGCCGAACGGGTCGCCAAGGCGCCCTCGCTCAGCCCGCTGGAGGCCTCCGACCGGGAGGACGCGCTCAGCGACTGGCTCGACGACCACGGCATCCAGGAGGCCTGGCGGATCGCGCCCACCTTCGTGCAGGCGGGCCTCGACGCCGACTGGCTGGACCAGGTCGCGGCGGCGGTGGACGAGGAGATCCTGCCGAACGCGATCGGCTGGCTCAACTACACCGTCGAGACCGAGCTGTTGATGGACGAGATCAACGACTCCACGGCCCGGATCTCGCATCTCGTCGACGCGGCGAAGCAGTACTCCCAGCTGGACCGGGCGCCGTATCAGGTGGCCGACGTGCACGAACTCCTCGACAGCACGTTGCTGATGCTGTCCGGGAAGATCGGGCAGCAGATCAAGGTGGTCAAGGAGTACGACCGGACGCTGCCGAGGATCCCGGCCTACCCCGCCGAGCTCAACCAGGTGTGGACCAACCTGATCGACAACGCGGTGCAGGCCATCAACAGCGTCGGCGGTGACGGGACGTTGACCGTCCGGACCGCACTCGAACACGACCGGCTGCTGGTGGAGTTCCGGGACACCGGGCCCGGGGTGCCGCCGGACATCCGCGGGCGCATCTTCGATCCCTTCTTCACCACCAAGCCCGTGGGCGAGGGGACGGGTCTCGGGCTCGACATCTCCTGGCGGATCGTGGTCAACAAGCACCACGGCACGCTGCAGGTGGAGTCGTCACCGGGCGACACCCGCTTCCAGGTGCTGCTTCCGCTGACCGCCGTGGACAACGACACGACCGAGGAGTCGGAATGA
- a CDS encoding DUF4032 domain-containing protein, which yields MALQISATNPEHPALLLELPWQLPLEQWPEEVLVPLPRGISRHVVRYARAGDEVIAVKELAERPALREYELLRDLDRLGIPAVDPLAVVTGRADAEDAPLEPVLVTRHLGGSMPYRSMFETTMRPATMHRLMDALAVLLVRLHLAGFAWGDCSLSNTLFRRDAGAYAAYLVDAETGDLHPQLSPGQRDYDLDLARVNISGELLDLEASGALHPSVDAIEFGMEICSRYNSLWEELTRRSVYPAGKYHYIERRIRRLNDLGFDVAEMQIEHAPNGDEVTFVPKVVDAGHHQRQLLRLTGLDAEENQARRLLNDLESWMATQDDYAPGDPLGARPEVLAHRWVRDVFRPTVRAVPLEMRGSMDPAEIYHELLEHRWYLSERAQHDIGLDTAVDDYIKNILPKARETLQPTPATAD from the coding sequence ATGGCACTGCAGATCAGCGCGACGAACCCGGAGCATCCCGCGCTCCTGCTCGAACTGCCGTGGCAGCTGCCGCTGGAGCAGTGGCCGGAAGAGGTCCTGGTCCCGCTGCCGCGCGGCATTTCGCGCCACGTGGTGCGCTACGCCCGGGCCGGTGACGAGGTCATCGCCGTGAAGGAGCTCGCCGAGCGCCCGGCGCTGCGCGAGTACGAGCTGCTGCGCGACCTGGACCGGCTCGGCATCCCCGCCGTCGATCCGCTCGCCGTGGTCACCGGACGCGCCGACGCCGAGGACGCCCCGCTGGAGCCGGTGCTGGTCACCCGGCATCTGGGCGGCTCGATGCCGTACCGCTCGATGTTCGAGACGACCATGCGGCCCGCCACCATGCACCGGCTCATGGACGCGCTTGCCGTCCTTCTGGTCCGCCTGCACCTGGCCGGGTTCGCCTGGGGCGACTGCTCGCTGTCCAACACGCTCTTCCGACGGGACGCGGGCGCCTACGCCGCCTATCTCGTGGACGCCGAGACCGGTGACCTGCATCCGCAGCTCAGCCCCGGGCAGCGGGACTACGACCTCGACCTCGCCCGCGTGAACATCAGCGGCGAACTGCTCGACCTGGAGGCCTCCGGGGCGCTGCACCCCTCGGTGGACGCGATCGAGTTCGGCATGGAGATCTGCTCGCGCTACAACAGCCTGTGGGAGGAGCTGACCCGCAGGTCCGTCTACCCGGCGGGCAAGTACCACTACATCGAACGCCGGATCCGGCGGCTCAACGACCTCGGTTTCGACGTGGCCGAGATGCAGATCGAGCACGCGCCGAACGGCGACGAGGTCACGTTCGTGCCGAAGGTCGTGGACGCGGGCCACCACCAGCGCCAGCTCCTGCGCCTGACGGGCCTGGACGCCGAGGAGAACCAGGCCCGGCGGCTGCTGAACGACCTGGAGAGCTGGATGGCCACCCAGGACGACTACGCCCCCGGCGACCCCCTCGGCGCCCGCCCGGAGGTGCTCGCCCACCGCTGGGTGCGGGACGTCTTCCGGCCCACGGTGCGGGCCGTGCCGCTCGAGATGCGCGGGTCGATGGACCCGGCCGAGATCTACCACGAGCTCCTTGAGCACCGCTGGTACCTGTCCGAGCGGGCCCAGCACGACATCGGCCTCGACACGGCGGTGGACGACTACATCAAGAACATCCTCCCCAAGGCCCGGGAGACCCTCCAGCCCACCCCCGCCACCGCGGACTGA
- a CDS encoding FAD-dependent oxidoreductase — translation MAQAAESARTVILTVDDDPGVSRAVARDLRRRYGESYRIVRAESGESALEALRELKLRGDLVAVILADYRMPQMNGIEFLEQALDVYPGARRVLLTAYADTSAAIDAINVVDLDHYLLKPWDPPEEKLYPVLDDLLEAWRCSDYRPVPATKVIGHRWSARSSDVREFLARNQVPYRWYSTEEPEGQRLLAAAGQDGQRLPVVITPDGTPLVKPEAPDLAAHVGLATTPTADFYDLVVIGGGPAGLGAAVYGASEGLRTVLVERSATGGQAGQSSRIENYLGFPDGVSGAQLTDRARRQATKFGAEILTAREVAGLEVNGAARTVRFSDGSAVAAHSVILATGVSYRQLEAPGCTDLTGCGVFYGSALTEAASCQGQDIYIVGGANSAGQAAMYLSRGAKSVTLLVRGPDLAASMSHYLIQQIEEAPNISVRARTVVEAAHGSDHLEQLTLRDTETGETELVDAQWMFVFIGAAPLTGWLDGTVLRDEHGFILAGPDLTPDGRPPADWELDRPPYHLETNIPGVFVAGDARAESAKRVASAVGEGAMAVMLVHRYLEQS, via the coding sequence ATGGCACAGGCCGCCGAATCGGCGCGGACCGTCATCCTGACCGTGGACGACGACCCGGGGGTCTCCCGCGCCGTCGCCCGCGATCTGCGGCGGCGCTACGGCGAGTCGTACCGGATCGTGCGCGCGGAGTCCGGCGAGTCCGCGCTGGAGGCGCTGCGGGAACTGAAGCTGCGCGGCGACCTCGTGGCGGTGATCCTGGCCGACTACCGCATGCCGCAGATGAACGGCATCGAGTTCCTCGAACAGGCCCTTGACGTGTATCCGGGCGCCCGCCGCGTGCTGCTGACGGCGTACGCGGACACCAGCGCGGCGATCGACGCGATCAACGTCGTCGATCTCGACCACTACCTCCTCAAGCCGTGGGACCCGCCCGAGGAGAAGCTCTACCCGGTGCTGGACGACCTCCTGGAGGCGTGGCGCTGCAGCGACTACCGGCCGGTGCCCGCCACCAAGGTGATCGGACACCGCTGGTCGGCGCGGTCCTCGGACGTGCGGGAGTTCCTGGCCCGCAACCAGGTGCCGTACCGCTGGTACTCCACGGAGGAGCCGGAGGGGCAGCGGCTGCTGGCCGCCGCGGGGCAGGACGGGCAGCGGCTGCCGGTGGTGATCACCCCCGACGGCACGCCCCTGGTCAAGCCGGAGGCACCCGACCTGGCCGCCCACGTGGGCCTCGCCACGACCCCGACCGCCGACTTCTACGACCTCGTCGTCATCGGCGGCGGCCCGGCCGGGCTCGGCGCGGCGGTGTACGGGGCCTCGGAGGGGCTGCGGACCGTGCTCGTGGAACGGTCGGCGACCGGCGGGCAGGCCGGGCAGAGCTCACGGATCGAGAACTACCTGGGCTTCCCCGACGGTGTGTCGGGCGCTCAGCTCACCGACCGGGCCCGCCGGCAGGCGACGAAGTTCGGCGCGGAGATCCTCACCGCCCGTGAGGTGGCGGGCCTGGAGGTCAACGGCGCGGCCCGCACCGTGCGCTTCTCGGACGGGTCGGCGGTGGCCGCGCACAGCGTGATCCTGGCGACCGGCGTGTCGTACCGGCAGCTGGAGGCGCCGGGCTGCACGGACCTCACCGGCTGCGGGGTGTTCTACGGCTCGGCACTCACCGAGGCGGCCTCCTGCCAGGGGCAGGACATCTACATCGTCGGTGGCGCCAACTCCGCGGGGCAGGCGGCGATGTACCTGTCCCGGGGCGCCAAGTCGGTGACCCTGCTGGTGCGCGGCCCCGACCTCGCCGCCTCGATGTCGCACTACCTGATCCAGCAGATCGAGGAGGCGCCCAACATCTCGGTACGCGCGCGTACCGTCGTCGAGGCCGCGCACGGCTCCGACCACCTGGAGCAGCTGACCCTGCGCGACACCGAGACCGGGGAGACCGAACTCGTCGACGCGCAGTGGATGTTCGTGTTCATCGGAGCGGCCCCGCTGACCGGCTGGCTGGACGGCACGGTGCTGCGGGACGAGCACGGGTTCATCCTGGCCGGACCCGACCTCACCCCCGACGGGCGGCCGCCGGCGGACTGGGAGCTGGACCGGCCGCCGTACCACCTGGAGACCAACATTCCGGGCGTGTTCGTCGCGGGCGACGCGCGCGCCGAGTCCGCGAAGCGGGTCGCGTCCGCCGTCGGAGAGGGAGCCATGGCCGTGATGCTCGTCCACCGGTATCTGGAGCAGTCATGA
- a CDS encoding DUF488 domain-containing protein, with product MSVRIRRVYEPPEPADGVRVLVDRLWPRGLSKDAARVDEWPKALTPSTELRRWYHAGEGSYEQFAERYEAELADPEAAALLDRIRELAGKGDVTLLTASKTPERSHAAVLVRLLES from the coding sequence GTGAGCGTTCGCATCCGCCGTGTCTACGAACCCCCCGAGCCCGCGGACGGCGTGCGCGTCCTGGTCGACCGACTGTGGCCACGCGGGCTGTCCAAGGACGCGGCCCGCGTGGACGAGTGGCCGAAGGCGCTCACCCCGTCGACCGAGCTGCGCCGCTGGTACCACGCGGGCGAGGGGTCGTACGAGCAGTTCGCCGAGCGCTACGAGGCGGAGCTGGCCGATCCCGAGGCGGCCGCACTCCTGGACCGCATCCGGGAGTTGGCGGGCAAGGGTGACGTGACCCTGCTGACCGCGTCGAAGACGCCGGAGCGGAGCCACGCCGCCGTGCTGGTGCGCCTGCTGGAGTCCTAG
- a CDS encoding FAD-binding dehydrogenase, translating into MDADVIVVGAGLAGLVAAHELTSRGKRVALVDQENAANLGGQAFWSFGGLFLVDSPEQRRLGIKDSFDLAWSDWQGSAKFDRVDDEDSWAVRWARAYVEFAAGEKRSWLEGHGIKLLPTVGWAERGDLTAHGHGNSVPRFHIAWGTGTGVVEPFVGYAKQAARDGLLTFYHRHQVDELVVEDGTARGVRGTVLAADNSARGVASSRDRIGDFELTAHAVVVTTGGIGANHDIVRRYWPERLGTPPAEMVTGVPAYVDGRMLDISAGAGVRLVNRDRMWHYTEGIQNWDPIWPGHGIRILPGPSSMWFDALGRRLPEPCLPGYDTLSTLRHLRTTEDIADHDHSWFILTQKIIEKEFALSGSEQNPDLTAKDRAGFLKERILGKGAPGPIDAFLRKGADFVTAPNLEQLVEKMNGLTDKALLDAAGIRRQIEARDLQIANSYSKDAQVQGIRNARRYIGDRLVRVATPHRILDPAAGPLVGVKLHILTRKTLGGIQTDLDSRALGTDGKPLEGLYAAGEVAGFGGGGVHGYNALEGTFLGGCLFSGRAAGRAAAKQVG; encoded by the coding sequence ATGGATGCCGACGTCATCGTCGTCGGAGCGGGGCTCGCGGGCCTGGTCGCCGCGCACGAGCTCACCAGCCGCGGCAAGAGGGTCGCGCTGGTCGACCAGGAGAACGCCGCGAATCTCGGCGGCCAGGCCTTCTGGTCTTTCGGCGGACTCTTCCTGGTCGACTCCCCGGAACAGCGGCGCCTCGGCATCAAGGACTCCTTCGACCTCGCCTGGAGCGACTGGCAGGGCAGCGCGAAGTTCGACCGCGTCGACGACGAGGACTCCTGGGCGGTGCGCTGGGCACGCGCCTACGTCGAGTTCGCGGCGGGGGAGAAGCGGTCCTGGCTCGAGGGGCACGGGATCAAGCTCCTGCCGACCGTCGGCTGGGCCGAGCGCGGTGACCTCACCGCCCACGGACACGGCAACTCCGTGCCCCGCTTCCACATCGCCTGGGGCACCGGCACCGGAGTCGTCGAGCCCTTCGTGGGGTACGCCAAGCAGGCCGCCCGCGACGGACTGCTGACCTTCTACCACCGCCACCAGGTCGACGAACTGGTGGTCGAGGACGGCACCGCCCGGGGCGTGCGCGGCACGGTGCTGGCCGCGGACAACTCCGCGCGCGGTGTCGCCTCGAGCCGTGACCGGATCGGCGACTTCGAGCTCACCGCCCACGCCGTCGTCGTCACCACCGGCGGAATCGGCGCCAACCACGACATCGTCCGCCGCTACTGGCCCGAGCGGCTCGGTACCCCGCCCGCCGAGATGGTCACCGGCGTGCCCGCCTACGTCGACGGCCGGATGCTCGACATCAGCGCCGGCGCCGGGGTCCGGCTGGTCAACCGCGACCGCATGTGGCACTACACCGAGGGCATCCAGAACTGGGACCCGATCTGGCCCGGCCACGGCATCCGCATCCTGCCCGGCCCCTCGTCCATGTGGTTCGACGCCCTGGGCCGCCGACTGCCCGAACCCTGCCTGCCCGGCTACGACACCCTCAGCACCCTCAGGCACCTGCGCACCACCGAGGACATCGCGGACCACGACCACTCCTGGTTCATCCTCACCCAGAAGATCATCGAGAAGGAGTTCGCGCTCTCGGGCTCCGAGCAGAACCCCGACCTCACCGCCAAGGACCGCGCGGGCTTCCTCAAGGAGCGGATCCTCGGCAAGGGAGCTCCGGGACCGATCGACGCGTTCCTGCGCAAGGGCGCGGACTTCGTGACCGCCCCGAATCTGGAGCAGCTGGTCGAGAAGATGAACGGGCTCACCGACAAGGCCCTGCTCGACGCCGCCGGGATCCGCCGCCAGATAGAGGCCCGCGACCTCCAGATCGCCAACTCCTACAGCAAGGACGCCCAGGTGCAGGGCATCCGCAACGCCCGCCGTTACATCGGCGACCGCCTCGTGCGGGTCGCCACCCCGCACCGCATCCTCGACCCCGCCGCCGGCCCCCTCGTCGGCGTCAAGCTGCACATCCTGACCCGCAAGACGCTCGGGGGCATCCAGACCGACCTCGACTCCCGCGCCCTGGGCACCGACGGCAAGCCCCTCGAAGGGCTGTACGCGGCGGGCGAGGTCGCCGGTTTCGGCGGCGGCGGTGTGCACGGCTACAACGCGCTCGAGGGCACCTTCCTCGGTGGCTGCCTCTTCTCGGGGCGTGCGGCGGGCCGGGCGGCGGCCAAGCAGGTCGGCTAG
- a CDS encoding VOC family protein, producing MTLEWEQVIVDSADPAALGRWWAEALGWVVVEDSPDEFEIRPEKDRMPGLLFVPVPEAKTVKNRLHLDFRPDDHEAEVTRFLALGARHADVGQGEQSWVTLMDPEGNEFCVLGERRA from the coding sequence ATGACCTTGGAATGGGAACAAGTCATCGTGGACTCCGCCGACCCCGCCGCCCTCGGACGCTGGTGGGCCGAAGCACTGGGCTGGGTGGTGGTCGAGGACTCGCCCGACGAGTTCGAGATCCGCCCCGAGAAGGACCGGATGCCGGGACTGCTCTTCGTGCCGGTACCGGAGGCGAAGACCGTCAAGAACCGGCTCCATCTCGACTTCCGCCCGGACGACCACGAGGCCGAGGTCACCCGCTTCCTGGCCCTGGGCGCCCGGCACGCGGACGTGGGGCAGGGCGAGCAGTCGTGGGTCACGCTCATGGACCCCGAGGGCAACGAGTTCTGCGTACTGGGCGAGCGCCGAGCCTGA